The following are encoded together in the Glycine soja cultivar W05 chromosome 5, ASM419377v2, whole genome shotgun sequence genome:
- the LOC114412917 gene encoding uncharacterized protein LOC114412917 isoform X3 → MKIVWKKGFVRLVLVAGILWMLLILLALLFHIWSCQTSVSFLSAMCNKDSKVYNMLGNMGLVSKPHRCPIPLSNDPDKIVIPTRRTPNEILKNLSYVMEDEVPHSEAQSSPLFGGHPSWKQREESFKLKSNMKVHCGFIQGGGAEMNRVDIKYVKKCKFVVASGIFDGYDLPHQPSNISLRSKELFCFLMVVDEVSLKFMRENGTVKEDGAGGKWVGIWRLVLLKHPPYDEPRRNGKVPKILTHRLFPQAQYSIWIDGKMELIVDPLLILERYLWRGRHTFAIAQHKHHRSIYEEADSNKRRKRYARPLIDLHIKIYYYEGMKPWSSNKKTNSDVPEGAIIIREHTAINNLFSCLWFNEVHLFTPRDQLSFGYVAYRLGDAFKFFMFPNCEYNSLFVLHPHTREHSSPIEWVKQLDELKKGNLRESRGGLGLFTPYPGDLDSVVLPNVTRTSKAG, encoded by the exons ATGAAGATCGTTTGGAAGAAAGGGTTTGTTCGGTTGGTTCTTGTAGCAGGGATCTTGTGGATGTtattaattcttcttgcattgtTGTTCCATATATGGTCTTGTCAAACTTCCGTCTCCTTTTTATCAG CTATGTGTAACAAAGATAGCAAGGTTTACAACATGTTAGGCAATATGGGACTGGTATCAAAACCTCACA GATGTCCAATTCCTCTTTCCAATGACCCTGATAAAATAGTTATCCCAACTAGAAGAACTCCCAACGAAATTCTAAAAAATCTGTCGTATGTTATGGAAGATGAGGTTCCACATAGTGAAGCTCAGTCATCTCCTCTATTTGGAGGCCATCCAAGTTGGAAACAAAGGGAGGAAAGTTTCaaactaaaatcaaatatgAAG GTGCATTGTGGATTCATTCAAGGTGGTGGTGCTGAAATGAATCGTGTAGACATCAAATATGTCAAGAAATGCAAATTTGTTGTTGCATCTGGCATTTTTGATGGCTATGATTTACCTCATCAACCATCAAATATAAGCCTTCGCTCAAAGGagcttttttgctttcttatgGTGGTGGATGAGGTATCTCTGAAATTCATGAGGGAAAATGGTACTGTCAAAGAAGACGGAGCTGGTGGAAAATGGGTGGGAATATGGCGACTTGTTCTTCTTAAGCATCCTCCTTATGATGAACCAAGAAGGAATGGGAAAGTTCCCAAAATTTTAACCCACAGGTTGTTCCCTCAAGCACAGTATAGTATTTGGATTGATGGTAAAATGGAGCTGATAGTAGATCCATTGCTAATCCTTGAGAG ATATCTGTGGCGAGGCAGGCATACGTTTGCCATTGCTCAACACAAGCATCACCGTAGTATATATGAGGAGGCTGATTCAAACAAGAGGCGAAAGCGATATGCTCGACCCCTTATTGATCTCCACATTAAAATCTATTATTACGAGGGAATGAAGCCATGGAGTTCAAATAAAAAGACCAATAGTG ATGTACCAGAGGGAGCCATCATCATTCGGGAACATACTGCcataaataacttatttagCTGCTTGTGGTTCAATGAGGTTCACCTCTTCACTCCCAGAGATCAACTGAGTTTTGGCTATGTTGCATACAGATTGGGGGACGCGTTTAAATTCTTTATGTTTCCCAACTGTGAATACAATTCACTGTTTGTGTTGCACCCTCACACAAGAGAGCACTCTTCTCCCATAGAATGGGTTAAACAGTTGGATGAACTTAAGAAAGGCAATTTAAGAGAAAGTAGGGGAGGACTAGGCTTGTTTACGCCTTATCCTGGGGATCTTGATTCTGTTGTTCTGCCAAATGTAACAAGAACATCAAAAGCAGGCTGA
- the LOC114412917 gene encoding uncharacterized protein LOC114412917 isoform X1 produces MGDDNLKKESDMEGDLQRSLSLRLNRRGDRSNQNPAKDFEVGFFSSGRVPQDYPMKIVWKKGFVRLVLVAGILWMLLILLALLFHIWSCQTSVSFLSAMCNKDSKVYNMLGNMGLVSKPHRCPIPLSNDPDKIVIPTRRTPNEILKNLSYVMEDEVPHSEAQSSPLFGGHPSWKQREESFKLKSNMKVHCGFIQGGGAEMNRVDIKYVKKCKFVVASGIFDGYDLPHQPSNISLRSKELFCFLMVVDEVSLKFMRENGTVKEDGAGGKWVGIWRLVLLKHPPYDEPRRNGKVPKILTHRLFPQAQYSIWIDGKMELIVDPLLILERYLWRGRHTFAIAQHKHHRSIYEEADSNKRRKRYARPLIDLHIKIYYYEGMKPWSSNKKTNSDVPEGAIIIREHTAINNLFSCLWFNEVHLFTPRDQLSFGYVAYRLGDAFKFFMFPNCEYNSLFVLHPHTREHSSPIEWVKQLDELKKGNLRESRGGLGLFTPYPGDLDSVVLPNVTRTSKAG; encoded by the exons ATGGG TGATGATAACTTGAAGAAAGAATCAGATATGGAGGGTGATCTTCAAAGGTCTCTATCTTTGCGCCTAAATCGTAGAGGAGATCGAAGTAATCAAAATCCTGCTAAAG ATTTTGAGGTGGGTTTCTTTTCTTCGGGGAGGGTACCTCAAGATTACCCCATGAAGATCGTTTGGAAGAAAGGGTTTGTTCGGTTGGTTCTTGTAGCAGGGATCTTGTGGATGTtattaattcttcttgcattgtTGTTCCATATATGGTCTTGTCAAACTTCCGTCTCCTTTTTATCAG CTATGTGTAACAAAGATAGCAAGGTTTACAACATGTTAGGCAATATGGGACTGGTATCAAAACCTCACA GATGTCCAATTCCTCTTTCCAATGACCCTGATAAAATAGTTATCCCAACTAGAAGAACTCCCAACGAAATTCTAAAAAATCTGTCGTATGTTATGGAAGATGAGGTTCCACATAGTGAAGCTCAGTCATCTCCTCTATTTGGAGGCCATCCAAGTTGGAAACAAAGGGAGGAAAGTTTCaaactaaaatcaaatatgAAG GTGCATTGTGGATTCATTCAAGGTGGTGGTGCTGAAATGAATCGTGTAGACATCAAATATGTCAAGAAATGCAAATTTGTTGTTGCATCTGGCATTTTTGATGGCTATGATTTACCTCATCAACCATCAAATATAAGCCTTCGCTCAAAGGagcttttttgctttcttatgGTGGTGGATGAGGTATCTCTGAAATTCATGAGGGAAAATGGTACTGTCAAAGAAGACGGAGCTGGTGGAAAATGGGTGGGAATATGGCGACTTGTTCTTCTTAAGCATCCTCCTTATGATGAACCAAGAAGGAATGGGAAAGTTCCCAAAATTTTAACCCACAGGTTGTTCCCTCAAGCACAGTATAGTATTTGGATTGATGGTAAAATGGAGCTGATAGTAGATCCATTGCTAATCCTTGAGAG ATATCTGTGGCGAGGCAGGCATACGTTTGCCATTGCTCAACACAAGCATCACCGTAGTATATATGAGGAGGCTGATTCAAACAAGAGGCGAAAGCGATATGCTCGACCCCTTATTGATCTCCACATTAAAATCTATTATTACGAGGGAATGAAGCCATGGAGTTCAAATAAAAAGACCAATAGTG ATGTACCAGAGGGAGCCATCATCATTCGGGAACATACTGCcataaataacttatttagCTGCTTGTGGTTCAATGAGGTTCACCTCTTCACTCCCAGAGATCAACTGAGTTTTGGCTATGTTGCATACAGATTGGGGGACGCGTTTAAATTCTTTATGTTTCCCAACTGTGAATACAATTCACTGTTTGTGTTGCACCCTCACACAAGAGAGCACTCTTCTCCCATAGAATGGGTTAAACAGTTGGATGAACTTAAGAAAGGCAATTTAAGAGAAAGTAGGGGAGGACTAGGCTTGTTTACGCCTTATCCTGGGGATCTTGATTCTGTTGTTCTGCCAAATGTAACAAGAACATCAAAAGCAGGCTGA
- the LOC114412914 gene encoding uncharacterized protein LOC114412914, producing the protein MSSNSSRTEPIAQNIIKLISDLCFSVFVFSVLIFTVIAITYHPPDPWLESTPALTNLFTQSQNATFRIDSSVLKTGEDLAPSPQDPPLPSPPPSASAVTEAVIEKSEQQIANSTANSTADSTDSTDAALPSPPACDGTINCSNPRVRIAIQRFNLRAFKSIAFFDYQPPVNGSVAGECDVAWRFRNKRERSWRKYRDFRRFKIAVTDDCRYKVVHAGGWHSGANARRNMTRSGAARGGKTLPPRASARDDEINDTIPTLGSETNFRNGKYLYYSRGGDYCKGMNHYLWSFLCGLGEAMFLNRTFVMDLSVCLASTYNPSNKDEEGKDFRYYFDFEHLKETASIVEEGEFLRDWKNWDKTHLKKKKIPVRKVVNHKVTPMQLKKDKSTIIWRQFDAPEPENYWYRVCEGEAAKNIQRPWHAVWKSKRLMNIVTEISGRLDWDFDAVHVVRGEKAQNKELWPHLDYDTSPDVLVEKLKWMVQPWRHLYIATNEPYYNYFDKLRSNYKVHLLDDYKELWGNTSEWYNETTLLNNGKPVEFDGYMRVAVDTEVFYRGKTRVETFYNLTKDCKDGVNTC; encoded by the coding sequence ATGAGCAGCAACAGTAGCAGAACCGAACCCATAGCCCAAAACATCATCAAACTCATCAGCGATCTCTGCTTCTCCGTCTTTGTCTTCTCTGTCTTAATCTTCACCGTCATAGCCATAACCTACCATCCCCCAGACCCATGGCTCGAGTCCACCCCTGCCCTAACCAACCTCTTCACCCAATCACAAAATGCCACTTTCCGAATCGACTCCTCCGTCCTCAAAACCGGCGAAGACCTCGCTCCCTCGCCGCAAGACCCTCCCCTCCCGTCGCCGCCACCCTCCGCCTCCGCCGTCACCGAAGCCGTCATCGAGAAATCCGAACAGCAAATTGCCAACTCCACCGCTAACTCCACCGCTGATTCCACCGACTCCACCGACGCGGCGCTTCCTTCTCCCCCCGCCTGCGACGGAACCATAAACTGCTCCAACCCTCGCGTTCGTATTGCTATTCAGAGATTCAACCTCCGCGCGTTCAAGTCCATTGCCTTCTTCGACTACCAACCGCCGGTGAACGGCTCCGTCGCCGGCGAGTGCGACGTCGCTTGGCGCTTCCGGAACAAGCGCGAACGCTCCTGGCGCAAGTACCGCGACTTTCGCCGCTTCAAGATCGCAGTCACCGACGACTGCAGGTACAAGGTGGTGCACGCCGGCGGCTGGCACTCCGGCGCCAATGCTCGCCGGAATATGACGCGCTCCGGTGCCGCCAGGGGTGGTAAGACCCTGCCGCCGCGGGCTTCAGCCCGCGATGATGAGATCAATGACACGATTCCGACTTTGGGATCGGAGACTAATTTTAGGAATGGGAAGTATTTGTATTACTCGAGAGGTGGGGATTACTGCAAGGGAATGAATCATTATTTGTGGAGTTTCTTGTGTGGATTGGGGGAAGCTATGTTTTTGAACAGGACTTTTGTTATGGATTTGAGTGTTTGTTTGGCTTCAACTTATAACCCTAGTAACAAGGATGAGGAGGGGAAGGATTTTAGGTACTACTTCGATTTCGAGCATTTGAAGGAGACGGCTTCGATTGTGGAGGAAGGTGAGTTTTTGAGGGATTGGAAGAATTGGGATAAAACGcatttgaagaagaagaagattcctgTTAGGAAGGTTGTCAATCACAAGGTGACTCCTATGCAGCTTAAGAAGGATAAGAGTACGATTATATGGAGGCAGTTTGATGCGCCGGAGCCTGAAAATTATTGGTATAGGGTTTGTGAAGGTGAGGCCGCTAAGAATATTCAGAGGCCTTGGCATGCTGTGTGGAAATCCAAGAGGTTGATGAATATTGTTACTGAGATTAGTGGAAGGTTGGACTGGGATTTTGACGCCGTTCATGTGGTTCGGGGAGAGAAAGCTCAGAACAAGGAGTTGTGGCCTCATTTGGATTATGATACGTCGCCGGATGTTCTTGTCGAGAAGCTTAAATGGATGGTTCAGCCTTGGAGACATTTGTACATTGCCACCAATGAGCCTTATTATAATTACTTTGATAAGTTGAGGTCAAATTACAAGGTGCATCTGCTTGATGACTATAAGGAGCTGTGGGGAAATACAAGTGAGTGGTATAACGAGACCACACTTCTCAACAATGGAAAGCCTGTTGAGTTTGATGGGTACATGAGAGTTGCAGTGGATACTGAGGTCTTTTACCGTGGAAAGACACGCGTGGAAACGTTCTACAATTTGACTAAAGATTGCAAGGATGGAGTTAATACATGCTGA
- the LOC114412916 gene encoding protochlorophyllide-dependent translocon component 52, chloroplastic-like: protein MEAVCAFSVGTLHIPTAHETSNSFRKSIFLSNQVASPVSLVFLRGSSKSKLLTALSPPPLTESSNQPEAEPEFESHAEKFDWYSQWYPLMPICDLDKRKPHGKRVLGIDVVVWWDRNEGAWQVHDDACPHRLAPLSDGRIDQWGRLQCVYHGWCFNGKGECQLIPQALPDGPPVHTSKKACVAAYPSTVQNDILWFWPNTDPQYKDIITRKRPPFIPEIDDPSYTKSMGNRDIPYGYEVLIENLMDPAHVPYAHYGLMRTPQPKVKADREGGRPLDMSIEKLDINGFSANQAWGKSKFMPPCIFYAYTPDQPASSGETKKSSAKKKMCLIFVCVPVSPGKSRLIWCFPRNFGLWMDKIVPRWIFHVGQNLILDSDLYLLHVEEHKLKDIGPNNWHKACFVPTKSDALVIGYRTWLRKYAGGQVDWRGKYSGALPPTPPREQLLDRYWSHVVNCKSCNSAYKSLNAVEVMLQIISVASIGIVAVMKHGTMSVAKRNSMVALAVLSFALSRWLAHFIYKNFRYHDYEHAFR from the exons ATGGAAGCTGTGTGTGCTTTTTCTGTTGGCACACTTCACATCCCAACAGCACATGAAACATCAAACTCCTTTAGGAAATCCATATTCTTGAGCAACCAAGTGGCTTCACCAgtttcattggtttttctcaGGGGCAGTTCAAAATCCAAGCTTTTAACTGCCTTGTCACCCCCTCCATTGACAGAATCCAGTAACCAACCTGAGGCTGAGCCAGAATTTGAAAGTCATGCAGAGAAATTTGACTGGTACTCTCAGTGGTACCCTTTGATGCCAATTTGTGACCTTGACAAGAGGAAGCCACATGGGAAGAGGGTGTTGGGAATTGATGTGGTTGTGTGGTGGGATAGGAATGAGGGTGCTTGGCAGGTTCATGATGATGCTTGTCCTCATAGATTAGCACCCTTGTCTGATGGAAGGATTGATCAATGGGGCAGGTTGCAGTGTGTGTACCATGGTTGGTGTTTCAATGGCAAAGGAGAATGCCAGCTCATTCCTCAGGCACTCCCTGATGGCCCTCCG gtACATACGTCCAAAAAAGCATGTGTAGCTGCTTACCCAAGTACTGTGCAGAATGATATCCTGTGGTTCTGGCCAAATACTGATCCTCAATACAAAGATATTATTACAAGAAAAAGACCCCCATTCATACCAGAAATAGATGATCCATCGTATACTAAATCAATGGGAAACAGAGACATTCCTTATGG GTATGAAGTACTGATAGAAAATCTTATGGATCCTGCACATGTTCCATATGCACACTATGGACTAATGCGTACTCCGCAACCAAAAG TGAAAGCTGATAGAGAAGGGGGCAGGCCACTTGACATGTCTATTGAAAAGTTAGATATCAATGGCTTTTCAGCAAATCAGGCTTGGGGCAAAAGCAAATTTATGCCACCATGCATTTTTTATGCATATACTCCAGATCAACCTGCCTCATCTGGTGAAACTAAG AAATCATCAGCTAAGAAGAAAATGTGTTTAATCTTTGTTTGCGTTCCGGTTAGTCCTGGTAAAAGCAGATTGATATGGTGCTTCCCAAGAAACTTTGGATTGTGGATGGACAAAATTGTACCACGATGGATATTTCATGTGGGACAAAACCTGATTCTGGATTCAGATTTATATCTCCTCCATGTTGAG GAACATAAACTAAAGGATATTGGTCCAAACAATTGGCACAAAGCCTGTTTTGTGCCAACAAAGTCAGACGCCCTTGTTATTGGTTATAGAACGTGGCTAAGGAAGTATGCAGGTGGTCAGGTTGATTGGAGAGGAAAATATAGTGGAGCTCTTCCTCCAACACCTCCGAGAGAACAGCTTTTGGACAG GTACTGGTCCCATGTGGTGAATTGCAAGAGTTGCAATTCTGCTTATAAGAGCCTCAATGCGGTTGAAGTAATGCTGCAGATCATATCTGTTGCTTCAATTGGGATTGTTGCCGTCATGAAGCATGGTACAATGTCAGTGGCAAAAAGAAATTCAATGGTTGCCTTAGCAGTACTATCATTTGCACTGTCACGGTGGTTAGCTCACTTCATATACAAAAACTTCCGTTATCATGACTATGAGCATGCCTTCCGCTGA
- the LOC114412915 gene encoding 60S ribosomal protein L32-1-like, with protein MAVPLLSKKIVKKRVKKFKRPQSDRKISVKTNWRRPKGIDSRVRRKFKGCTLMPNIGYGSDKKTRHYLPNGFKKFVVHNVKDLELLMMHNRTYCAEIAHNISTRKRKDIVERAAQLDVVVTNKTARLRSQEDE; from the exons ATGGCGGTACCTCTGCTCTCGAAGAAGATCGTGAAGAAGAGGGTGAAGAAGTTCAAGAGGCCTCAGAGTGACAGGAAAATTTCCGTCAAG ACAAACTGGCGTAGACCAAAGGGTATAGATTCCCGTGTTAGGAGAAAGTTCAAGGGATGCACTTTGATGCCAAACATCGGTTATGGTTCTGACAAGAAGACCCGCCACTATCTCCCTAATggttttaagaaatttgttgttCACAATGTGAAGGACTTGGAACTGCTCATGATGCACAACAG GACTTACTGTGCTGAGATTGCTCACAATATATCcacaagaaagagaaaagatatAGTTGAGAGAGCTGCGCAACTTGATGTTGTTGTGACAAACAAAACAGCCAGATTACGCAGCCAGGAGGATGAATAG
- the LOC114412913 gene encoding glucan endo-1,3-beta-glucosidase 4-like gives MKLKTWLASVLLLTIAVLTNTLGAFVGVNIGTDVSDLPSASNIVGILQANQITHARLYDANAHLLQALSNTSIEVIVGVTNEEVLRIGESPSAAAAWINKNVVAYVPSTNITGIAVGSEVLSTIPNVAPVLVPAMNSLHKALVAANLNFRVKVSTPQSMDIIPKPFPPSTATFNSSWNSTIYQLLQFLKNTNSSYMLNAYPYYGYTKGDGIFPIEYALFRPLPSVKQIVDPNTLFHYNSMFDAMVDATYYSIEALNFNNIPIVVTETGWPSFGGANEPDATEENAELYINNMIQRVMNDSGPPSQPNIAINTYIYELFNEDKRNGPVSEKSWGIFYTNGSTVYPLNFGASDLITGNSSGVFCVAKDGADTDKLQSGLSWACGQGGANCAAIQPGQPCYVPNNVKSHASYAYNDYYQRKHSSGGTCDFDGTATITTKDPSSSSCIFAGSSNSSTGGLSLPPMALGPSGPFGASMNLQVSSLKYLISAIGVFLVLAVL, from the exons ATGAAGCTTAAAACATGGCTTGCGAGTGTTTTGTTGCTCACTATTGCTGTGCTTACCAATACATTAG GTGCATTTGTGGGGGTAAACATTGGCACTGATGTTTCTGATCTGCCATCTGCTTCAAATATAGTTGGCATTCTACAAGCTAATCAAATTACTCATGCGCGTCTATATGATGCTAACGCGCACTTACTACAAGCCCTTTCAAACACTAGTATTGAAGTAATTGTTGGTGTCACCAATGAGGAGGTACTGAGGATTGGAGAATCTCCATCAGCAGCTGCAGCCTGGATTAATAAAAATGTTGTTGCTTATGTCCCATCCACCAATATCACAGGAATAGCAGTTGGCAGTGAGGTTCTTTCCACTATCCCAAATGTTGCCCCTGTTCTGGTTCCTGCCATGAATTCTCTTCACAAAGCCCTGGTTGCTGCTAACCTTAACTTCCGGGTCAAAGTTTCAACTCCCCAGTCTATGGACATTATCCCTAAGCCTTTTCCTCCTTCCACTGCCACCTTTAACTCTTCATGGAACTCTACTATCTATCAACTCCTTCAGTTTCTGAAGAACACAAATTCCTCCTACATGTTAAATGCCTACCCTTATTATGGATACACTAAAGGAGATGGTATTTTCCCTATTGAATATGCTCTTTTCCGACCTCTTCCTTCCGTGAAGCAAATTGTTGACCCAAACACTCTATTTCATTATAACAGTATGTTTGATGCTATGGTGGATGCTACCTACTACTCTATAGAAGccttaaatttcaataatatacCCATTGTTGTCACAGAGACTGGCTGGCCGTCATTTGGTGGAGCTAATGAACCAGATGCTACTGAAGAAAATGCCGAGCTCTACATTAATAATATGATTCAGCGGGTCATGAATGATTCAGGTCCTCCTAGTCAGCCAAACATAGCCattaatacatacatatacgAATTGTTTAATGAAGACAAGAGGAATGGGCCTGTATCAGAAAAAAGTTGGGGCATCTTTTATACCAATGGAAGTACTGTTTATCCGTTGAATTTTGGTGCTTCCGACCTGATTACTGGAAATTCTTCAGGAGTTTTTTGTGTGGCTAAAGATGGAGCAGACACTGATAAGCTGCAATCTGGACTGAGCTGGGCATGTGGACAAGGAGGAGCAAATTGTGCTGCAATTCAACCGGGGCAACCATGTTATGTTCCCAATAATGTGAAAAGTCATGCCTCTTATGCTTATAATGATTATTATCAGAGAAAGCATAGCAGTGGTGGAACTTGTGACTTTGATGGTACCGCTACAATTACTACCAAGGATCCTA GTTCTTCATCCTGTATATTTGCCGGAAG TTCTAACTCGAGCACTGGTGGATTGAGTTTACCTCCAATGGCACTTGGACCTTCAGGCCCCTTTGGTGCGAGTATGAACCTGCAAGTGTCTAGCCTTAAGTATTTGATATCAGCTATTGGTGTATTTTTGGTTTTGGCGGTGTTATGA
- the LOC114412917 gene encoding uncharacterized protein LOC114412917 isoform X2, translated as MEGDLQRSLSLRLNRRGDRSNQNPAKDFEVGFFSSGRVPQDYPMKIVWKKGFVRLVLVAGILWMLLILLALLFHIWSCQTSVSFLSAMCNKDSKVYNMLGNMGLVSKPHRCPIPLSNDPDKIVIPTRRTPNEILKNLSYVMEDEVPHSEAQSSPLFGGHPSWKQREESFKLKSNMKVHCGFIQGGGAEMNRVDIKYVKKCKFVVASGIFDGYDLPHQPSNISLRSKELFCFLMVVDEVSLKFMRENGTVKEDGAGGKWVGIWRLVLLKHPPYDEPRRNGKVPKILTHRLFPQAQYSIWIDGKMELIVDPLLILERYLWRGRHTFAIAQHKHHRSIYEEADSNKRRKRYARPLIDLHIKIYYYEGMKPWSSNKKTNSDVPEGAIIIREHTAINNLFSCLWFNEVHLFTPRDQLSFGYVAYRLGDAFKFFMFPNCEYNSLFVLHPHTREHSSPIEWVKQLDELKKGNLRESRGGLGLFTPYPGDLDSVVLPNVTRTSKAG; from the exons ATGGAGGGTGATCTTCAAAGGTCTCTATCTTTGCGCCTAAATCGTAGAGGAGATCGAAGTAATCAAAATCCTGCTAAAG ATTTTGAGGTGGGTTTCTTTTCTTCGGGGAGGGTACCTCAAGATTACCCCATGAAGATCGTTTGGAAGAAAGGGTTTGTTCGGTTGGTTCTTGTAGCAGGGATCTTGTGGATGTtattaattcttcttgcattgtTGTTCCATATATGGTCTTGTCAAACTTCCGTCTCCTTTTTATCAG CTATGTGTAACAAAGATAGCAAGGTTTACAACATGTTAGGCAATATGGGACTGGTATCAAAACCTCACA GATGTCCAATTCCTCTTTCCAATGACCCTGATAAAATAGTTATCCCAACTAGAAGAACTCCCAACGAAATTCTAAAAAATCTGTCGTATGTTATGGAAGATGAGGTTCCACATAGTGAAGCTCAGTCATCTCCTCTATTTGGAGGCCATCCAAGTTGGAAACAAAGGGAGGAAAGTTTCaaactaaaatcaaatatgAAG GTGCATTGTGGATTCATTCAAGGTGGTGGTGCTGAAATGAATCGTGTAGACATCAAATATGTCAAGAAATGCAAATTTGTTGTTGCATCTGGCATTTTTGATGGCTATGATTTACCTCATCAACCATCAAATATAAGCCTTCGCTCAAAGGagcttttttgctttcttatgGTGGTGGATGAGGTATCTCTGAAATTCATGAGGGAAAATGGTACTGTCAAAGAAGACGGAGCTGGTGGAAAATGGGTGGGAATATGGCGACTTGTTCTTCTTAAGCATCCTCCTTATGATGAACCAAGAAGGAATGGGAAAGTTCCCAAAATTTTAACCCACAGGTTGTTCCCTCAAGCACAGTATAGTATTTGGATTGATGGTAAAATGGAGCTGATAGTAGATCCATTGCTAATCCTTGAGAG ATATCTGTGGCGAGGCAGGCATACGTTTGCCATTGCTCAACACAAGCATCACCGTAGTATATATGAGGAGGCTGATTCAAACAAGAGGCGAAAGCGATATGCTCGACCCCTTATTGATCTCCACATTAAAATCTATTATTACGAGGGAATGAAGCCATGGAGTTCAAATAAAAAGACCAATAGTG ATGTACCAGAGGGAGCCATCATCATTCGGGAACATACTGCcataaataacttatttagCTGCTTGTGGTTCAATGAGGTTCACCTCTTCACTCCCAGAGATCAACTGAGTTTTGGCTATGTTGCATACAGATTGGGGGACGCGTTTAAATTCTTTATGTTTCCCAACTGTGAATACAATTCACTGTTTGTGTTGCACCCTCACACAAGAGAGCACTCTTCTCCCATAGAATGGGTTAAACAGTTGGATGAACTTAAGAAAGGCAATTTAAGAGAAAGTAGGGGAGGACTAGGCTTGTTTACGCCTTATCCTGGGGATCTTGATTCTGTTGTTCTGCCAAATGTAACAAGAACATCAAAAGCAGGCTGA